GGGCCGCGGGTGAAGCCGGTGACGGCCGCGTCGACCTTGAACTCCGTGAAGACGGTGGTGAGCGAGGCCACGACGGCGTCGTTGGCGGCGCTGCGCGACTTGCCGGGGCCGCCCCGCTCCAGGAGGTCGAGCGAGGGCAGCGCGTAGGTGATGTCTCCGGAGAGCTGGAGCTGTTCGGCGCGCGGCGGGAGCGAGCCGGACGGTTCGGGGGCCGGCTTGGTCAGGTCCGGTACGCCCCCGGTGCCGGACGGGCCGCCGTCGTGCCCAGCCCCCCGGCTCGCCGGGACGGGTCCCCCGGCCGCCCGCGCCCCGGGCACCGGGGTGCCGGTACGTTCGCGGTCCGGCGAAACCCCCTGGGTGAGGTCGGCGACGACCGGCGAGGGCGGCATCCCGTTGAGCACGGCACCGTCGAGGGCGGCCGCGGCCGCGGCCGCGACGTCCACCGCGTCCATGCCCCGCTGCGACGCGGGCTGCGCGGACGCGCCACGGGGGCGGCGGCGCTTGCCCGGCGCCTCGTCCTCGGCCCGGTCCGCGTCGAGGACCTCGGCCCGGGAACGCCGCGCCGGGGCACGCCGGGTGCTCTCCGGGAGCGCGTCGCGCCACTGTTCCTCGTACCGTTCGTCGTCGGTGTCCTGCCCGGGGCCCTCCGGCGTGGAGACGATCCCCAGCCGGACCCCGAGTTGCCGCAGGCGCTGCGGGATCGCGTTGACCGGGGTGGCGGTGACCACCAGCAGGCCGAAGACGGTCAGCAGCAGCAGGAGCGGGACGGCGAGGACCTCGCCCATCACGTGGATCAGGGGCTTGGAGGCGGCCCAGCCGATCAGGCCGCCCGCGTCCTGCATGGCGTCGGTGCCCTCGCCACGGCCCGGGGAGCCACAGGCGATGTGGACCTGTCCGAGCACGCCGACGACGAGCGCCGAAAGGCCGATGACGATACGGCCGTTGGCCTCCGGCTTCTCCGGATAGAGGATCAGCCGCACCGCGACGGCGCCCAGCAGTATCGGGACGAGGAGATCCAGCCGCCCGAACGCCCCGGTGACGAGCATCTCCACGAGGTCGCCGACGGGGCCCTGCAGGTGCGACCAGGTTCCCGCGGCCACGATCAGCGCGAGCCCCAGGAGCAGCAGGGCGATCCCGTCCTTGCGGTGTGCGGGGTCGAGCCCTTTCGCGCCGCGCCCTATGGAGCGGAACACCGCGCCCACACCGTGCGCGGTACCGAGCCAGACGGCACGGACGAGCCGGTAGACGCCCCCGGTCGGAGACGGGGCGGGTTTGGGCGCGGGCCTTTTGGCCGCCGCCTTCCTGGCAGGGGCCTTCCTGACGGGCGCGGTCCTGGGCGGCGCGCCCTTCTTCGCTGCGGACTTCTTCGCGGGCGCGGCTTTCTTCGCCGGACCCTGGCTACGGCCGGCTGCTTTCGCGGTGCCCGCCGCGCCCTGGGAACCCTTGCCGGACGTACGTGAGGCCATGTGACCGAGGTTACCGGTGTCGACCACTGTGGACGCGCGTGACTACGGCTTCACCCGTTCGTGTCGCCTTGTAAAGGCACGAAATTGACGCCCGTTCAGTGTGGCGTCCCCGGAACCACGGCCCGTGTCCGGCTTCCCGCCGGACCGGCGCCTTCCGCGCCGGCCCCGGCGGGTTCAGCCCTGCGGGGACAGTGCGTTCGCGGAGCCGCCGGTACCCGGTTCGAGCGCGTCAAGAGCGCGGCGCAGCCCGGTGAGTTTGCGTTCGAGGTGGGCGGCCGTCGCCACGGCCGCGGCGTCCGCCGCATCGTCGTCGAGCTGCTTGGAGAGCGCCTCCGCCTGCTCCTCGACCGCGGCGAGCCGCGCGGAGAGTTCGGCCAGCAGGCCGGTGGGCTCCTTGTCGTTCGCGCCCGCGCCCGCACCGCCTTCGAGCTGGAGCCGCAGCAGGGCCGCCTGTTCGCGCAGTTTGCAGTTCTTCATGTACAGCTCGACGAAGACCGAGACCTTGGCGCGCAGCACCCACGGGTCGAAGGGCTTCGAGATGTAGTCCACGGCCCCCGCGGCGTAACCGCGGAAGGTGTGGTGCGGACCGTGGTTGATCGCGGTCAGGAAGATGATCGGGATGTCCCGGGTCCGCTCCCGCCGCTTGATGTGCGCAGCCGTCTCGAACCCGTCCATACCAGGCATCTGGACGTCCAGCAGAATGACCGCGAAATCGTCCGTGAGCAGCGCTTTGAGCGCCTCCTCCCCTGACGATGCCCGCACCAGTGTCTGATCGAGCGCAGAGAGGATGGCCTCCAGCGCCAGCAGATTCTCCGGCCGGTCATCGACCAGGAGGATCTTGGCCTTCTGCATCATGGCCCGCCCTCCTCGCCCCGGAATCGCACCGGGTGCCGCCCCAGGGGACGACTCCCTTTCGCCGTCCGTCCTTGTGCCGGTCATGGTAGCCGCACGCCGCCCGTCACCACACCCTGTCACCACGATGTCACTGCGCACGTAACGAAAACGCGGGGCGAGACCTGAAGGTTCCCCGGATCCTCCGCACTCACACCCGTTCGCGCATATCCGTACGGCGGTTCCCGGTGGAAAACCGTCCGTTCGGTCACTCTCCGCGCATCCACCTCTGCATCACCGACAGCAGATGGTCGGAGTCGACGGGCTTGGAGACGTAGTCGGAGGCTCCGCAGTCGATCGCCTTCTCCCGGTCCCCCTTCATCGCCTTGGCCGTCAGGGCGACGATCGGCAGACCGGCGAACTGGGGCATCCTGCGGATGGCCGTGGTCGTGGCGTAACCGTCCATCTCCGGCATCATGATGTCCATCAGAACGATGGTCACATCGTCATGCTGTTCCAGGACTTCGATGCCCTCACGGCCGTTCTCCGCGTACAGCACCATCAGTCCGTGCTGTTCCAGGACGCTGGTCAGCGCGAAGACGTTGCGGATGTCGTCGTCGACGATCAGCACCTTCTCGCCGTGGAAGCGGAAGTCCGGGCGGGTCTCCTGATCGTCCCGCACCCACTCGTCCACAGCGGCGGAGTCCGCCGTCGCCGAGGCGCCGTTCGGCAGGGCGGGCCGCCGGGCCGCGGTGCCCAGCGCCTTGCGGCGGCGCCGGAACACCCCGGGGGATCCCGGCTGTTCGGCGGCCGCCGGCACGTCGGCGCCGGCCGGGGGCGCCGTCGGCCGGTGCGGTTCCTCGTGGGCCGCGCCCGGGACCGCCTCGACGGCCCCGGGCTCCAGCTGCCCGAAGCCCTGCGCCGCCGGCCCGCTCGCGTGCAGCGGCAGGTAGAGCGTGAAGGTCGATCCGCGGCCGGGCTCGCTCGCGGCATGGATCTCGCCGCCCAGCAGCCGGGCGATCTCCCGGCTGATGGAGAGGCCGAGTCCGGTGCCCCCGTACTTGCGGCTGGTCGTGCCGTCCGCCTGCTTGAACGCCTCGAAGATCACCAGCATCTTGCTCGACGCGATGCCGATCCCGGTGTCGGTGACGGAGAAGGCGACCAGGCCGGCGTCGGCGTCACGCAGCGATCCCGCCTCCAGCAGGTGCTCCCGGATGGCGTTCGGCACGTCCGCCCCGGCGGGCCGGATCACCAGCTCCACCGCACCGCTGTCGGTGAACTTCACCGCGTTCGACAGCAGGTTGCGCAGCACCTGGAGCAGCCGCTGCTCGTCCGTGTGCAGTGTGGCCGGCAGCTCCGGGGAGACGCGTACGGAGAAGTCGAGCCCCTTCTCCGCGGTGAGCGGCCGGAAGGTCGCCTCCACGTAGTCGACGAGCTGGACCAGGGCGATCCGCGTCGGGCTGACGTCCATCTTGCCCGCCTCGACCTTGGACAGGTCCAGGATGTCGTTGATCAGCTGGAGCAGGTCGGAACCGGCTCCGTGGATCGTCTCGGCGAACTCCACCTGCTTCGGCGAGAGGTTCCCCTCGGCGTTGTCGGCGAGCAGTTTGGCCAGGATGAGCAGCGAGTTGAGCGGTGTGCGCAGCTCGTGCGACATGTTGGCCAGGAACTCCGACTTGTAGCGCATCGAGACCGCCAGCTGCTCGGCGCGCTCCTCCAGGACCTGCCGGGCCTCCTCGATCTCGGTGTTCTTCACCTCGATGTCGCGGTTCTGCTGCGCCAGGAGCTCGGCCTTCTCCTCCAGTTCGGCGTTGGATGCCTGGAGCGCCTTCTGCCGGTTCTCCAGCTCCTGGGAGCGGTCCCGGAGCTGCTCGGTGAGCTCCTGGGACTGTTCGAGCAGTTTCTCGGTCTTCTGGTTGACGCTGATGGTGTTGACGCTGGTCGCGATCATCTCGGCGAGCTGGTTGAGGAAGTCCCGCTGGATGTGGGTGAACGGCTGGAAGGAGGCCAGCTCGATCACACCGAGGACCTTGCCCTCGAAGAGCACCGGCAGCACGATCACATGGGCGGGCGGCGCCTCCCCGAGCCCCGAGGAGATCTTCAGGTAACCGGGCGGCACATGGTCCACCTGGATGGTCCGCTTCTCCTCGGCGGCGGTCCCGATGAGCGTCTCTCCGGGCCGGAACGACGTCGGCATGGAGCCCGCCGAGTAGCCGTAACTGCCGCGCATCCGCAGCTCGTACGCGCTGTCGCCGTCGGCCGCGCCCACCTCGTCGCTGTCCCCGGTGGGCATGGCGAGGAAGAACGCCCCGTGCTGCGCGGAGACCACCGGGGTCAGCTCGCTCATGATCAGCGAGGCGACGTCGTCCAGGTCCCGGCGGCCCTGCATCAGGCCCGAGATCCTGGCGAGGTTGCCCTTGAGCCAGTCCTGTTCCTTGTTGGCCAGGGTGGTGTCCCGCAGGTTGGCGATCATCGTGTTGATGTTGTCCTGGAGGACCTGGATCTCACCGGCCGCGTCCACGTCGATCTTCAGGTTGAGATCGCCGCGGGTCACCGCGGTGGCGACGGCCGCGATGGCGCGTACCTGACGGGTGAGGTTCCCGGCCATCTCGTTCACCGACTCGGTGAGGTCGCGCCAGGTGCCGTCGACGTCCCGGACCCGGGCCTGCCCGCCCAGCTGGCCCTCGGTTCCCACCTCACGGGCGACCCGGGTGACCTGCTCGGCGAAGGCGGAGAGCTGGTCCACCATCGTGTTGATGGTGTTCTTCAGCTCCTGGATCTCCCCGCGCGCATCGATGTCGATCTTCCTGGTGAGGTCGCCCTTGGCGATGGCGGTGGTGACCGTGGCGATCTGGCGCACCTGACCGGTCAGGTTGGAGGCCATCGAGTTCACCGACTCGGTGAGGTCCTTCCACGTACCGGAGACCCCCGGCACCTGCGCCTGCCCGCCGAGCCGTCCGTCGGTGCCCACCTCACGGGCCACCCGGGTCACCTCGTCGGCGAACGAGGACAGCGTCGTCACCATCGTGTTGACGGTGTCGGCGAGTTCGGCGACCTCGCCGCGCGCCTCGACGGTGACCTTCTTCGTCAGGTCGCCGTTGGCGACCGCGGCGGAGACCCGCGAGATGTTCCGCACCTGGCTGGTCAGGTTGTTGGCCATCAGGTTGACGTTGTCGCTCAGGTCCTTCCAGATGCCGGTGACCCCGCGCACCCTGGCCTGTCCGCCGAGGATGCCCTCGGTACCCACCTCGCGGGCGACCCGGGTCACCTCGTCGGCGAAGTTGAGCAGCTGGTCCACCATCGTGTTGACGGTCGTCACCAGTTCGAGGATCTCGCCCTTGGCGTCGACGGTGATCTTCTTGGAGAGATCGCCCTTGGCGACCGCCGTGGTCACCTCCGCGATGTTCCGCACCTGGAGGGTGAGGTTGTTCGCCATGCCGTTGACGGACTGGGTGAGGTCCTTCCACGTACCGGAGACGCCCTGGACCTCGGCCTGCCCGCCGAGGCGGCCCTCCGTGCCCACCTCGCGGGCGACCCTGGTGACCTGGTCCGCGAAGGCGGAGAGCTGGTCGACCATGGTGTTGAGGGTGTTCTTCAGTTCGAGGATCTCACCGCGGGCGTCCACGTCGATCTTCTGCGACAGGTCTCCCCGGGCCACCGCCGTGGCGACCTGGGCGATGTTGCGGACCTGGTCGGTCAGGTTGCCCGCCATGCCGTTGACCGAGTCCGTCAGGTCACGCCACACACCGGCCACGCCGGGCACCTGGGCCTGGCCGCCGAGACGCCCGTAGGTCCCCACCTCGCGGGCCACCCGGGTCACCTGGTCCGCGAACGCGGACAGCTGGTCCACCATCGTGTTGATGGTGTTCTTCAGTTCGAGGATCTCGCCGCGGGCGTCCACGTCGATCTTCTGCGACAGGTCACCGCGGGCCACCGCCGTCGTCACCTGGGCGATCTGGCGCACCTGGGAGGTGAGGTTGGACGCCATCGAGTTGACGGAGTCGGTGAGTTCCTTCCACGTACCGGACACCCCGTCGACGCGCGCCTGGCCGCCGAGACGGCCCTCCGTGCCCACGTCACGCGCCATCCGCGTCACCTGGTCGGCGAAGTTGGACAGCTGCGCCACCATGGTGTTGACGGTGTTCTTCAGCTCCAGCATCTCGCCGGCCACATCGACCGTGACCTTCTGCGAGAGGTCGCCGTTGGCGACCGCGGTGGTCACCTGGGCGATGTCGCGGACCTGGCCGGTCAGGTTGCGGAAAGCGGTGTTCACCGAGTCGGTGAGGTCCTTCCAGGTGCCCGCGGCCCCCGGCACCTCGGCCTGGCCCCCGAGGCGGCCCTCGACACCGACCTCGCGGGCGACGCGCGTCACCTCGGACCCGAAGGACTGAAGCTGGTCCACCATCGTGTTGACGGTGTTCTTCAGCTCCAGCATCTCGCCGGCCACATCGACCGTGACCTTCTGCGTCATGTCACCGCTGGCCACGGCGGTGGTGACCTGGGCGATGTCCCGCACCTGTGTCGTGAGATTGCGGAAGACCGTGTTCACCGAGTCGGTGAGGTCCTTCCACGTGCCCGCGGCCCCCGGCACCTGGGCCTGGCCGCCCAGCAGCCCCTCGCCGCCGACCTCGCTGGCCACACGCGTCACCTCGTCGGCGAAGGTGCGGAGCGTCTCGGTCATCTGGTTGATCGTCTCGGCGAGCTGGGCGACCTCGCCCCGGGCGCTCACCGTGACCTTCTGCGTCAGGTCCCCGTTGGCGACGGCGGTCGTCACCTCGGCGATACCGCGCACCTGCGAGGTCAGGTTCCCCGCCATCGTGTTGACGGAGTCGGTGAGGTCCTTCCAGACCCCGGCCACCCCCGGCACGGTCGCCTGGCCGCCCAGTTCGCCCTCGGTGCCGACCTCGCGGGCCACCCGGGTCACCTCGGAGGAGAACGACGACAGCTGGTCGACCATCGTGTTGACGGTGTTCTTCAGCTGGAGCATCTCACCGGCCACATGGACGGTGACCTTCCGCGACAGGTCCCCCTTGGCGACGGCGGTCGTCACCAGCGCGATGTCACGCACCTGCGCGGTCAGCCGGTACGCCATGGTGTTCACGGAGTCCGTGAGGTCCTTCCAGGACCCGGACATGCCGCGTACCTGGGCCTGCCCGCCCAGCTTGCCCTCGGTGCCCACCTCGACGGCGACGCGCGTCACCTGCTCGGTGAACGCGGACAGCTGGTCGACCAGGTTGTTGACCGTACGGGCGACCTTGAGGAACTCCCCGCGCAGCGGCCGTACGGTCTCGTCGGCCGTGTGGGTCCGCAGTTCCATCCGCTGTTCGAGATCGCCGTCGGCGACCGCCGAGAGCACCCGCCCCACCTCGGACACCGGCCGGGCGAGGTCGTCGACGAGCTCGTTGGCCGCGTCGACCGCGGCGGCCCATGAGCCCTCGCAGGCACCGGTCTCCAGCCGCTCGGTGAGCTTGCCCTCACGGCCGACCACACGGCGCACCCGGGCCAGTTCACCCGTGAGGTGGAGATTGCGGTCGGCGACCTCGTTGAAGACCGCCGCGATCTCCGGCAGTACGCCGTCGCCGGAGACGGTCAGCCGCCTGCGGAAGTTGCCGTCGCGCATCGCGACGAGACCCGCCAGCAGTCTGTTCAGAGCCGCCGCGTCCACCTCGACGGTTCCATGGCGCTGTTTCTTCACGGGCTGTCCGCCTCTGGTACGCGTTCCTGAACCCCGCGCCGCCACGCCAGAATCCACCGTGTCCCTCCCGCAGGGTCGACCGTTCGCTCAAACCGTTGTCCTGGTCGGGCCGATGCCTCGGGCCCGAGTCGAGGGCCTCCGCGGGAATGCTGCCCACTTCCGCTTCGGCTCACCGTCACAGCACACCGTCGACGGGTGACTATGCGGACGTCAAATCGTTGAAACGTACCAGGCCGGAAGCAGACGGGGGGCGGCATCCCGCGGTTGCCCCTGTTCCCTCACCGGGAGTGCACGGTCGTACGCCCGGCGCACCGGGCCGGTACGCCCTCGCGTACCGGCCCGGCGGGCGAGCGTCTAGCCTGGCAGGCGTATCGAAGCGGCGAGAAACGGGCACAGGACTCGGGGAAGCGACGAGACACCAAATGGGGAGTGCTGTGATCACCGCGCGTGCGGCTGCCACCTTCGATCCGGTCGGACGCTCGGTGGCGACCGCCCGCGCCTTCGTCCGCGACACCTTGCAGGGCTGGGGGTACGACGAGGTCGTCGACGATGCCGTCGTGCTGACCAGTGAACTGGTCACCAACGCCGTCGTGCACGCCGGCACGGCGGCCGACGTGCTGTGCCTGCGCACCGAGGACGGGGTGCGCGTCGAGGTGTCCGACCACTATCCGGAGCGGGAGATCCCGCTCCAGTCCTCCGGCCTGGACTTCGGCAGCCCCGACCGGGAGGGCGGCAGGGGGCTCCTGCTCTGCGCCGCCCTCGCCTCCCGCTGGGGCGTCGAGTACACCCCGGAGCACAAGCACGTCTGGTTCCAGCTGGACCTCCCCGAACGCCCGGTGGGGATCCGCTCGGCCGGGCCGGTGCTGCCCACGGCGCTTCTCCCCGTGGCCGACGAGCGCGTACGCGTGGCGGTCGTCCAGACCGACAGCGCGGGGGCCGTCGCCGCCTGGAACGACGACGCCGTGTTCCTCTTCGGCCACACCGCGGAGCAGGTCACCGGTAAGCAGCTCACCGACCTCGTCGCCTGGCCGCACACCCCCGGCACCGACACCGGTATCGCCGACGCCCTGCGGCTCTCCCGCTGGGAGGGGAGTTACGGCATCCGCGGGGCCGACGGCCGGGTCATCCCGGTGTACGCCTCACACCTCAGGGTCCGGGACACCCAGGGCGAACCGTCGACCGTGTGCCTGCTGGTCCGCGACTACGAACGCGCGGTGCTGCAGAGCCCGGTGCGGGCCCCGGTCTCCGACGCGTCGGCCGACCGCCGGGCCGTGGACCCCTTCGAGGTCTTCATCGGTTCCCCCGCTCCCGACGATCTCGACGGCCTGCTCCAGCGCACGGTCGAGCGGGCGCGGGACATGCTGGACGGTGACGCGGCGTTCCTGCTGCTGGCCACCGACGACGAGACGGAGCTGGAGGTCCGGGCGACGACCGGTCTTCCCTCGGCCCGGCAGCGCTTCGCCCGGGTCCCGGTGGAGGCGGGCGCCGGCCGTTACCAGTCGGCGCGGATGCCCGCGGTCCACGAGGACCTGACGGTCGTCCCCGGGTCGGTACCGCTGCTCGTGGACACCGGTATGCGTTCGGTCGTGACGGTGCCGCTCAAGGTCGAGGGCCGGCTGACCGGTTCGCTGGGGGTCGCCGCGGAGTCCGCGGGCCGCTACACCAACGAGGAGGCGCTGCGCCTCCAGTTCGCCGCCGACCGCATCGCGCTGGCCGTGGAGTCGGCGAGGCTGGGTGAGCTGGAGCGGCTGCGCCGGGGGTCGCTGTCCTTCCTCGTGGAGGCGTCCGATCTGCTGGCCGGCACGCTGGACCGGGACCAGACGCTGGCGCTGATGGCCCAGATGACGGTGCCGACGCTGGCCACCTGGTGCGCCGTGTACACGATCGCGGATCCGTACGCGGAGCCGTTTCTCTCCTTTGTGCTGCACGAGGACGAGGAGCGCATCGACGGCTTGAAGGACCTGCTGTCCTCCATCGCTCCTCCGGACCCTGTCCCGACCCCGGGGGCCCGGGTGTGGCCCGCGCCGGCCAGGGCGGCCCAGGAGGCCGCTCTGCGGGTCTCCACCCGCACGCTGGCCCGGGACGCGCCGCTGAGCATGGGGGCGGCGGCACGGACGACGCTGGCGACGGCGTCGGCGGTGGGCGGCGAGACGGTGGTCCTGCCGCTGGTGGCGAGGAACCGGGTGATCGGCATGCTCACCCTGGGCAAGCCGGCCGACGACCATTTCCGCCAGGAGATCCTGGAACTGGCCGAGGACCTGTCGCGCCGTGCGG
This DNA window, taken from Streptomyces nitrosporeus, encodes the following:
- a CDS encoding DNA translocase FtsK yields the protein MASRTSGKGSQGAAGTAKAAGRSQGPAKKAAPAKKSAAKKGAPPRTAPVRKAPARKAAAKRPAPKPAPSPTGGVYRLVRAVWLGTAHGVGAVFRSIGRGAKGLDPAHRKDGIALLLLGLALIVAAGTWSHLQGPVGDLVEMLVTGAFGRLDLLVPILLGAVAVRLILYPEKPEANGRIVIGLSALVVGVLGQVHIACGSPGRGEGTDAMQDAGGLIGWAASKPLIHVMGEVLAVPLLLLLTVFGLLVVTATPVNAIPQRLRQLGVRLGIVSTPEGPGQDTDDERYEEQWRDALPESTRRAPARRSRAEVLDADRAEDEAPGKRRRPRGASAQPASQRGMDAVDVAAAAAAALDGAVLNGMPPSPVVADLTQGVSPDRERTGTPVPGARAAGGPVPASRGAGHDGGPSGTGGVPDLTKPAPEPSGSLPPRAEQLQLSGDITYALPSLDLLERGGPGKSRSAANDAVVASLTTVFTEFKVDAAVTGFTRGPTVTRYEVELGPAVKVERITALTKNIAYAVASPDVRIISPIPGKSAVGIEIPNSDREMVNLGDVLRLADAAEDDHPMLVALGKNVEGGYEMANLAKMPHVLVAGATGSGKSSCINCLITSIMVRATPEDVRMVLVDPKRVELTAYEGIPHLITPIITNPKKAAEALQWVVREMDLRYDDLAAYGYRHIDDFNHAVRSGKAKAPEGSERELSPYPYLLVIVDELADLMMVAPRDVEDSIVRITQLARAAGIHLVLATQRPSVDVVTGLIKANVPSRLAFATSSLADSRVILDQPGAEKLIGKGDGLFLPMGANKPTRMQGAFVTEEEVAAVVQHCKDQMAPVFRDDVVVGTKQKKEIDEDIGDDLDLLCQAAELVVSTQFGSTSMLQRKLRVGFAKAGRLMDLMESRNIVGPSEGSKARDVLVKADELDGVLAVIRGEAPS
- a CDS encoding response regulator codes for the protein MMQKAKILLVDDRPENLLALEAILSALDQTLVRASSGEEALKALLTDDFAVILLDVQMPGMDGFETAAHIKRRERTRDIPIIFLTAINHGPHHTFRGYAAGAVDYISKPFDPWVLRAKVSVFVELYMKNCKLREQAALLRLQLEGGAGAGANDKEPTGLLAELSARLAAVEEQAEALSKQLDDDAADAAAVATAAHLERKLTGLRRALDALEPGTGGSANALSPQG
- a CDS encoding HAMP domain-containing protein, with product MKKQRHGTVEVDAAALNRLLAGLVAMRDGNFRRRLTVSGDGVLPEIAAVFNEVADRNLHLTGELARVRRVVGREGKLTERLETGACEGSWAAAVDAANELVDDLARPVSEVGRVLSAVADGDLEQRMELRTHTADETVRPLRGEFLKVARTVNNLVDQLSAFTEQVTRVAVEVGTEGKLGGQAQVRGMSGSWKDLTDSVNTMAYRLTAQVRDIALVTTAVAKGDLSRKVTVHVAGEMLQLKNTVNTMVDQLSSFSSEVTRVAREVGTEGELGGQATVPGVAGVWKDLTDSVNTMAGNLTSQVRGIAEVTTAVANGDLTQKVTVSARGEVAQLAETINQMTETLRTFADEVTRVASEVGGEGLLGGQAQVPGAAGTWKDLTDSVNTVFRNLTTQVRDIAQVTTAVASGDMTQKVTVDVAGEMLELKNTVNTMVDQLQSFGSEVTRVAREVGVEGRLGGQAEVPGAAGTWKDLTDSVNTAFRNLTGQVRDIAQVTTAVANGDLSQKVTVDVAGEMLELKNTVNTMVAQLSNFADQVTRMARDVGTEGRLGGQARVDGVSGTWKELTDSVNSMASNLTSQVRQIAQVTTAVARGDLSQKIDVDARGEILELKNTINTMVDQLSAFADQVTRVAREVGTYGRLGGQAQVPGVAGVWRDLTDSVNGMAGNLTDQVRNIAQVATAVARGDLSQKIDVDARGEILELKNTLNTMVDQLSAFADQVTRVAREVGTEGRLGGQAEVQGVSGTWKDLTQSVNGMANNLTLQVRNIAEVTTAVAKGDLSKKITVDAKGEILELVTTVNTMVDQLLNFADEVTRVAREVGTEGILGGQARVRGVTGIWKDLSDNVNLMANNLTSQVRNISRVSAAVANGDLTKKVTVEARGEVAELADTVNTMVTTLSSFADEVTRVAREVGTDGRLGGQAQVPGVSGTWKDLTESVNSMASNLTGQVRQIATVTTAIAKGDLTRKIDIDARGEIQELKNTINTMVDQLSAFAEQVTRVAREVGTEGQLGGQARVRDVDGTWRDLTESVNEMAGNLTRQVRAIAAVATAVTRGDLNLKIDVDAAGEIQVLQDNINTMIANLRDTTLANKEQDWLKGNLARISGLMQGRRDLDDVASLIMSELTPVVSAQHGAFFLAMPTGDSDEVGAADGDSAYELRMRGSYGYSAGSMPTSFRPGETLIGTAAEEKRTIQVDHVPPGYLKISSGLGEAPPAHVIVLPVLFEGKVLGVIELASFQPFTHIQRDFLNQLAEMIATSVNTISVNQKTEKLLEQSQELTEQLRDRSQELENRQKALQASNAELEEKAELLAQQNRDIEVKNTEIEEARQVLEERAEQLAVSMRYKSEFLANMSHELRTPLNSLLILAKLLADNAEGNLSPKQVEFAETIHGAGSDLLQLINDILDLSKVEAGKMDVSPTRIALVQLVDYVEATFRPLTAEKGLDFSVRVSPELPATLHTDEQRLLQVLRNLLSNAVKFTDSGAVELVIRPAGADVPNAIREHLLEAGSLRDADAGLVAFSVTDTGIGIASSKMLVIFEAFKQADGTTSRKYGGTGLGLSISREIARLLGGEIHAASEPGRGSTFTLYLPLHASGPAAQGFGQLEPGAVEAVPGAAHEEPHRPTAPPAGADVPAAAEQPGSPGVFRRRRKALGTAARRPALPNGASATADSAAVDEWVRDDQETRPDFRFHGEKVLIVDDDIRNVFALTSVLEQHGLMVLYAENGREGIEVLEQHDDVTIVLMDIMMPEMDGYATTTAIRRMPQFAGLPIVALTAKAMKGDREKAIDCGASDYVSKPVDSDHLLSVMQRWMRGE
- a CDS encoding SpoIIE family protein phosphatase, giving the protein MGSAVITARAAATFDPVGRSVATARAFVRDTLQGWGYDEVVDDAVVLTSELVTNAVVHAGTAADVLCLRTEDGVRVEVSDHYPEREIPLQSSGLDFGSPDREGGRGLLLCAALASRWGVEYTPEHKHVWFQLDLPERPVGIRSAGPVLPTALLPVADERVRVAVVQTDSAGAVAAWNDDAVFLFGHTAEQVTGKQLTDLVAWPHTPGTDTGIADALRLSRWEGSYGIRGADGRVIPVYASHLRVRDTQGEPSTVCLLVRDYERAVLQSPVRAPVSDASADRRAVDPFEVFIGSPAPDDLDGLLQRTVERARDMLDGDAAFLLLATDDETELEVRATTGLPSARQRFARVPVEAGAGRYQSARMPAVHEDLTVVPGSVPLLVDTGMRSVVTVPLKVEGRLTGSLGVAAESAGRYTNEEALRLQFAADRIALAVESARLGELERLRRGSLSFLVEASDLLAGTLDRDQTLALMAQMTVPTLATWCAVYTIADPYAEPFLSFVLHEDEERIDGLKDLLSSIAPPDPVPTPGARVWPAPARAAQEAALRVSTRTLARDAPLSMGAAARTTLATASAVGGETVVLPLVARNRVIGMLTLGKPADDHFRQEILELAEDLSRRAALALDNARLYSERMAISQSLQRSLLPPGTPDVPNVEIDVIYRAAGEGNEVGGDFYDVFPISDGSYGFAIGDVCGTGPEAAAVTGLARHALRLLAREGLGGPAVLERLNAAILDEGARSRFLTLLYGELWPQEDGSALLKVVCAGHPLPLRLRQDGSVEAAAEPQPLLGVMDDLELYEQEVVLEPGDVLLCVTDGVTERREGTRMLGDDGLAEVLSTCTGLTAGAVAGRILRAVERFAAEPASDDMAILAMRVPEPQDF